One stretch of Eupeodes corollae chromosome 2, idEupCoro1.1, whole genome shotgun sequence DNA includes these proteins:
- the LOC129947044 gene encoding zinc finger protein 883-like, which translates to MTLDICRICGTTEDLKHIFNEGNDELVEQIRLCANIQIDVNDCLPKYVCNECETGLAFSYRLRQRSEQTEKRLREDLLITNVEPLSLGEESTIIDTSGHNSLEELCEEVGTWSRDEDIANFDDHENLIDEEEEEGLPEIQSDEVSEEPWIEEENTHESEKILENSVMEQVEDDLVEFIEISIARNDLDTQDTVDSPTSEPETKQFECEICYELFEEKSKYTSHLRKHDDKHFNCNVCDKVFTQRYRYEEHMKNHFTLDKAFPCSICQKSYTNQSNMERHVRSVHNQERNFQCAQCGASFGRSDILKMHMAKHSDKRTIECGVCHKAFKTSQSLHYHMRIHLNHQGRQKKPPRIRAKRKANAQTFRCDHCDKVSHHRTTHINHMRIHTGEKPFKCSTCNKAFRTTHARSNHELLHTDKRPHACKECGMAFRQTSHLKSHMLTHSGDKNHVCEVCQKAFAMRSNLVAHLRIHTGEMAYACNQCPKKFLLSSQFKRHKLTHGSSVDDGGDVLRMESCQENESEFHDPQTGFCMYEIIERAPDNDGIVVE; encoded by the exons atgactttaGATATCTGCCGCATTTGTGGCACGACCGAAGAtctaaaacacatttttaacgaGGGAAATGATGAGCTTGTGGAGCAGATCCGGCTTTGCGCAAATATTCAA ATCGATGTCAATGATTGCTTGCCCAAATATGTGTGCAATGAATGCGAAACTGGACTGGCATTCTCCTACCGTTTGCGGCAACGCAGCGAACAAACTGAGAAGAGGCTCCGAGAAGATCTCCTGATTACCAACGTCGAACCACTATCACTGGGTGAAGAATCCACAATTATTGACACTTCAGGCCACAATTCACTGGAAGAGCTATGCGAAGAAGTAGGAACTTGGAGCAGGGACGAGGATATTGCAAACTTTGACGATCATGAGAATCTAattgacgaagaagaagaagaaggtttACCCGAAATCCAATCAGATGAAGTTAGTGAAGAGCCATGGATTGAAGAAGAGAATACGCACGAATCTGAAAAAATCTTAGAGAACTCGGTGATGGAACAGGTCGAAGACGATTTGGTcgaatttattgaaatcagCATCGCTCGAAATGATTTGGACACCCAAGACACTGTG GATTCGCCTACAAGTGAACCggaaaccaaacaatttgaatgTGAAATTTGTTATGAACTCTTCgaggaaaaatcaaaatatacttCACACCTGAGAAAGCACGacgataaacattttaattgcaatGTTTGTGACAAAGTCTTCACCCAGCGGTATCGATACGAAGAACACATGAAGAATCATTTCACTCTGGACAAAGCTTTCCCTTGTTCTATCTGTCAGAAGAGCTACACAAATCAAAGCAATATGGAGCGGCACGTTCGCTCGGTTCACAATCAGGAGAGAAATTTCCAATGTGCTCAATGTGGAGCGAGTTTTGGTAGATCGGATATACTGAAGATGCATATGGCAAAGCATTCCGATAAAAGGACAATCGAGTGTGGAGTTTGTCACAAGGC ATTTAAAACCAGCCAAAGTTTGCATTATCACATGAGAATCCACCTGAATCACCAGGGACGGCAGAAAAAGCCCCCGCGTATTAGGGCAAAACGGAAAGCGAACGCTCAAACCTTTCGATGCGATCATTGTGACAAGGTATCCCATCATAGAACCACGCACATCAACCATATGCGAATTCACACGGGTGAAAAGCCATTCAAGTGTAGCACCTGCAACAAAGCCTTCCGCACGACTCACGCCCGAAGTAATCATGAGCTCCTGCACACCGATAAACGTCCACATGCGTGCAAAGAATGTGGGATGGCTTTTCGACAAACATCGCATCTTAAGTCGCACATGCTCACACACTCTGGAGACAAAAACCATGTGTGTGAGGTATGCCAAAAAGCCTTTGCAATGCGAAGTAATTTGGTTGCCCATCTGAGAATCCATACGGGCGAGATGGCTTATGCATGCAATCAGTGTCCAAAGAAGTTCCTCCTGTCTAGTCAATTTAAAAGACATAAGCTAACGCACGGCTCTTCCGTTGACGATGGAGGAGATGTTTTGCGGATGGAATCTTGCCAGGAGAATGAAAGTGAATTCCATGATCCCCAAACAGGTTTCTGCATGTATGAGATAATCGAAAGGGCACCAGACAATGATGGCATTGTTGTTGAATGA